The Terriglobales bacterium genomic sequence ACTCTTCGAGCCCGACTTGCGAAGCGGCGGCCAGCACGGCCAGGCCGGAAAGAAAGCTGCGGCGGTTCACGGCAGGTTCACCAGGCCTTTGCGGATGGCGTACACCACCAGCTCGGCGGTCTTGTGGATGTGCAGCGCGTTCATGATGTTGGCGCGATGTACGGCCACGGTGTTGGCGCTCAGCCCGAGCTGCGTGGCGATCTGCTTTGCCGTCTTCCCGTCCACGATGAACTGCAGAACCTCCAGCTCCCGCGCAGTCAGGCCCAGGTTCCGCTCGCCCTTCAGCACGGCCGCGCGGGAGACTTGCGGATCGAGCACGATCTCCCCCGCCGCGACGCGCCGCACCGCGGCCACCAGGTCGAGGTCCACGGCGTTCTTCAGGACGTAGCCGCGAGCGCCGGCTTCGAGCGCCTGCCGCACCAGCGTGTCCTCGGAGTGCATGCTCAACATCAGGATGCGCGCCTGCGCCGACTCCTGCAGGATCTTGCGCGTCGCATTCAGTCCGCTCATGCCGGGCATGGCGCAGTCCATGACGATGACGTTGGGGTTCAGCTCTCTCGCCAACTGGACGGCCGCGGTGCCGTCGCCCGCCTCGCCCACCACGGCCACGTCGGGCGCGTCTTCCAGGATGAGCCGCAGGCCGCGGCGCACCAGGGCGTGGTCGTCCACCAGCAGGACGGAGATCTTATCCGGCATGAGAATCCCCCTTCTCCCTTGGCACCCGCAGCCGCACCAGCGTCCCCCCGGGCGCCGGCCGCAGCAGCTCGAGGCTTCCGCCCAGCAACTCGGCGCGCTCGCGCATGGCCACCAGCCCGATCCCCGGCTTGCCCTTCTGGACTCCCAGCCCGGCGCCGTGATCTTCCACCTCGAGTTCCAAAGATTCCGGCAGGAAGCGCAGGCGCACCCAGGCCTGCTTGGCGCCCGAGTGCCGCGCCACGTTGTTCACCGCCTCCTGCAACACACGATAGATGTGCACCCCGCTCTCGCCCTCCACCGGGAACGGCGTCCCCGATTTCTCGTAGGCGAGTGCCAGCCCGGTCTGCCGCTCCACGGTGGGAAGATACCAGTCCAGCGTGCTCTCCAGGCCCATCTCATCCAGCATGACCGGGTGCAGCGCCTGGGAAAGGGTGCGCACTTTGTCCAGCGACGACTGCACGATCTCGCAGACCTCGCGCAGCTCGCCGCGCAGCGGGCTGCCCTCGGGCGCATGGCTGCCGGCGCGCGTCAGCATGGCGCCGGTTGCGGTCAGCACCTGGCCAAACTCGTCGTGCAGCTCGCGCGAGATGTGGCGCAGCGTGGATTCCTGGGTCGCGATCAGCGTCTGCGCCAGCTCGCTGCGCTGGCGGGAGAGCACGTCCAGCCGGGCAAAGATGGCGCGGTTGGAGCGGATCAGGTACAGGCTGGTCAGCAGGATGGTGATCAGCGTGGCCAGCAGGAACACGTAGACCTGTCGCTGCACCGCATCGTAAATCGCCGCCACGCGCTCGGCTGCCTGCTGCTCGCTCTCGTTGTTCTGCACCAGCAGCCGCGAGACCGCCGTGCTCAGCGCCGCCTGCCGCGCCTGCAGCGTGATGCGGATCTGCTCCCGCGCCTCTTTTTCCTTGCCCTCTCCCGCCAGCGCGAAGGTGCGGTCGGCGGCGTCCCAGAACTGCGCCACCGAGCTGCGCAGGTATTGCTTCTGCTCCGGCG encodes the following:
- a CDS encoding ATP-binding protein, encoding MPRPPAPGRSPTAALLLGLIITLGAVVAYSGYIVRQISGLRKLQTDMVDRNRKDSLQLLRIQNDLNSLGLAMRDMLAGDEPYPLPAWSAQFQRTRVDLDDALRLEEGLAPADRTPEQKQYLRSSVAQFWDAADRTFALAGEGKEKEAREQIRITLQARQAALSTAVSRLLVQNNESEQQAAERVAAIYDAVQRQVYVFLLATLITILLTSLYLIRSNRAIFARLDVLSRQRSELAQTLIATQESTLRHISRELHDEFGQVLTATGAMLTRAGSHAPEGSPLRGELREVCEIVQSSLDKVRTLSQALHPVMLDEMGLESTLDWYLPTVERQTGLALAYEKSGTPFPVEGESGVHIYRVLQEAVNNVARHSGAKQAWVRLRFLPESLELEVEDHGAGLGVQKGKPGIGLVAMRERAELLGGSLELLRPAPGGTLVRLRVPREKGDSHAG
- a CDS encoding response regulator transcription factor, coding for MPDKISVLLVDDHALVRRGLRLILEDAPDVAVVGEAGDGTAAVQLARELNPNVIVMDCAMPGMSGLNATRKILQESAQARILMLSMHSEDTLVRQALEAGARGYVLKNAVDLDLVAAVRRVAAGEIVLDPQVSRAAVLKGERNLGLTARELEVLQFIVDGKTAKQIATQLGLSANTVAVHRANIMNALHIHKTAELVVYAIRKGLVNLP